A genomic segment from Nitrospira sp. encodes:
- a CDS encoding putative amino acid permease, GabP family, which yields MILKRWLVGLPLKTKQAAHERLSKRLALAVFSSDALSSVAYATEEILLVLILAGTAMVRYSIPLSLSIIGLLVILTMSYRQIIFEYPEGGGAYIVGKSNLGEWPGLIAAAALMIDYVLTVAVSVAAGMAAITSAVPTLLPHRETLCLVAILLVLVVNLRGVRESGQFFAVPTYIFIGAIAAMLAVGAVQILLGHAARVEPPTGLAATEPLTLFLLLRAFSSGCTALTGVEVISNGVSAFKSPEPKNAALTMIGMAAILGALFIGISGMAYYFGIVPKADETVVSQIARATFGTGPLYFLVQGSTMLILILAANSSFNGFPRLASILARDRYMPHQMSMMGDRLVFSNGVIILGVFSCLLIILFHGDTHALIPLYAVGVFLSFTISQAGMVKRWLVKKGPHWEKKLLVNGIGAVTTAIATVIIASTKFTHGAWIVIVLIPLLIMLFRAIRSHYKAVAEQVALARGHRPPLPRRNIVVLPISGVNRAVIRAVDYARSRSGDIRAVLVDVDSEETARVEIQWAQWGCGVPLTVLPSPYRSILSSLLEYIEQLLQKDQECWVTVVIPEILPARWWQNILHNQRALMLKGALLFKDRVILTDVPYHLTR from the coding sequence ATGATCTTGAAACGCTGGCTGGTTGGCCTGCCACTCAAGACGAAGCAAGCCGCTCACGAACGCCTCTCTAAGCGACTCGCCCTGGCCGTCTTTTCCTCCGATGCCCTGTCCTCGGTGGCCTACGCCACGGAGGAAATTCTGCTCGTCCTGATCCTGGCCGGTACGGCCATGGTGAGGTACTCCATCCCGTTAAGCCTGTCCATTATCGGCTTGCTGGTGATTCTGACGATGTCCTATCGGCAGATTATCTTTGAATATCCGGAGGGTGGAGGCGCATACATCGTCGGCAAATCGAATCTCGGCGAATGGCCGGGGCTGATCGCCGCCGCCGCCCTCATGATCGACTACGTGCTCACGGTCGCGGTCAGCGTTGCGGCAGGCATGGCCGCGATCACCTCCGCCGTTCCGACACTCCTCCCCCATCGAGAGACGCTTTGCCTCGTCGCCATCCTGTTGGTCCTCGTCGTCAACTTGCGCGGCGTCCGGGAATCGGGGCAATTTTTCGCCGTGCCGACCTACATTTTCATCGGCGCCATCGCGGCAATGCTCGCCGTCGGCGCCGTGCAGATTCTCCTCGGCCATGCAGCACGCGTCGAACCGCCGACCGGCCTCGCCGCCACGGAACCGTTGACCCTGTTCCTGCTGCTCCGCGCCTTTTCGTCCGGCTGTACCGCCCTCACCGGGGTCGAAGTCATTTCCAACGGCGTCTCCGCATTCAAATCCCCTGAACCGAAGAACGCCGCATTGACCATGATCGGCATGGCGGCGATTCTCGGCGCACTCTTCATCGGCATCAGCGGCATGGCTTACTATTTCGGCATCGTGCCCAAAGCGGATGAAACCGTCGTCTCCCAGATCGCGCGCGCGACCTTCGGAACCGGTCCGCTGTACTTTCTCGTCCAGGGCTCCACGATGCTCATTTTGATCCTGGCGGCCAACAGCAGTTTCAACGGCTTCCCGCGGCTGGCCTCGATCTTGGCGCGCGACCGGTACATGCCGCACCAGATGTCCATGATGGGGGACCGGCTGGTCTTCTCGAACGGCGTGATCATTCTGGGCGTCTTTTCCTGCCTGCTGATCATCCTGTTCCACGGCGACACCCATGCCCTCATTCCCCTCTATGCCGTCGGCGTCTTCCTCTCCTTCACCATCTCGCAGGCGGGCATGGTCAAACGCTGGCTGGTCAAGAAGGGACCCCATTGGGAAAAGAAACTGCTGGTCAACGGAATCGGCGCCGTCACGACCGCCATCGCCACCGTGATCATCGCGAGCACGAAATTTACCCACGGTGCTTGGATCGTCATCGTCCTCATCCCCCTGTTGATCATGCTCTTTCGCGCCATCCGTTCCCATTACAAGGCCGTGGCCGAACAGGTCGCGCTCGCGCGGGGCCATCGCCCTCCGCTGCCCCGGCGCAATATCGTCGTGCTCCCGATCAGCGGGGTCAATCGGGCCGTCATTCGCGCGGTGGACTATGCTCGGAGCCGCTCCGGAGATATTCGCGCCGTCCTCGTGGATGTCGATTCGGAAGAAACCGCCCGGGTGGAAATTCAATGGGCTCAGTGGGGCTGCGGCGTTCCCTTGACGGTGTTGCCTTCGCCGTATCGCTCCATTTTAAGTTCGCTGTTGGAGTACATCGAACAGTTGCTGCAAAAAGATCAGGAATGTTGGGTTACGGTCGTGATTCCTGAAATTCTCCCCGCTCGCTGGTGGCAAAACATCCTCCATAACCAACGGGCGCTCATGCTCAAGGGGGCCCTCCTGTTCAAGGACCGTGTCATCCTCACCGATGTGCCCTATCACCTGACGAGGTAA
- a CDS encoding PBS lyase HEAT domain protein repeat-containing protein, with the protein MAGQAKHTIQVKSESHRMWKRDWWVLSAVLLGTVVGFWPPVASALSVKEAQSAFDKKQYQQALDLVEQVAKEQGLQPETRRLKVRALINLGKPKEALVEYEQLEQGLKQDNPTLLKEVALGFVYVLVKDMREQMRGAAYTALKDVDSPETIPALEDGLSDGSGLVRALAAEALGKLDAGRRSPRLRNALEDQAGLVKAAVLKVLGKSGDRSVIPLLEKAFKDEQSVVRLAAAGALYHTGQTAMWETVRQAASAQNPEERATALRLIGDLKDARGLPILLEAITHTQPSVRGAAASALGDLGKVQGIPALEQALEDKIPAVKTSAAISLGELGVKESLAALKNALADSNPVVKAAVVSALLRVGEPFDTVGAELYELAQNNDPGTRSAVAKAVGRAHGPNTKAGVEFLAGMLKDPIPRPRIAAARALGQIGGWEVLPILKAALHDEDDAVRATAGGAIARIIGHAKRAPTPAKS; encoded by the coding sequence GTGGCAGGACAAGCGAAACATACGATACAGGTGAAGAGCGAGAGCCATCGGATGTGGAAGAGGGATTGGTGGGTCCTATCGGCCGTCCTGTTGGGAACAGTCGTGGGCTTCTGGCCTCCTGTCGCCTCGGCCTTGTCTGTCAAGGAGGCTCAATCGGCCTTTGACAAGAAGCAGTACCAGCAAGCGTTGGATCTCGTCGAGCAGGTGGCCAAGGAGCAGGGCCTCCAGCCGGAGACTAGGCGGCTGAAGGTTCGTGCGTTGATCAATCTGGGCAAGCCGAAGGAAGCACTGGTCGAGTATGAGCAACTGGAGCAAGGGCTGAAACAGGACAACCCGACGCTCTTGAAAGAGGTGGCGTTGGGGTTCGTCTATGTCCTTGTGAAAGACATGCGGGAGCAAATGCGCGGCGCAGCCTACACTGCCCTCAAGGATGTCGATTCTCCCGAGACGATTCCCGCGCTGGAAGACGGGCTGAGCGATGGATCGGGCCTGGTGCGTGCCTTGGCCGCAGAAGCCTTGGGGAAACTCGATGCGGGACGGCGTTCGCCGCGCTTGCGCAATGCCCTTGAGGACCAGGCCGGTTTGGTGAAGGCGGCCGTGCTGAAAGTGCTCGGAAAGAGCGGCGACCGTTCCGTGATCCCGCTGCTTGAGAAAGCTTTCAAAGACGAACAGTCGGTCGTGCGGTTGGCTGCCGCCGGGGCCCTATACCATACGGGACAGACGGCGATGTGGGAGACCGTGCGTCAAGCCGCCTCGGCTCAAAATCCGGAAGAGCGTGCGACGGCCCTCCGCTTGATCGGAGATCTCAAGGATGCGCGCGGGCTGCCGATACTTCTCGAGGCCATCACCCATACGCAACCCTCCGTGCGTGGTGCCGCCGCCTCGGCCTTGGGGGATCTCGGGAAGGTGCAGGGAATTCCTGCATTGGAACAGGCGCTTGAGGACAAGATCCCGGCGGTTAAAACATCGGCGGCGATCAGCCTGGGCGAATTGGGTGTGAAAGAGTCTCTGGCTGCGTTGAAGAACGCGCTCGCCGATTCGAATCCTGTGGTCAAGGCCGCCGTCGTGTCGGCGCTGCTGCGGGTCGGAGAACCGTTCGATACGGTCGGAGCCGAGCTGTATGAGTTGGCGCAGAACAACGATCCTGGGACCCGCTCCGCGGTCGCCAAGGCGGTCGGGCGGGCCCACGGTCCCAACACGAAAGCCGGTGTCGAGTTCCTCGCCGGAATGTTGAAGGATCCCATCCCTCGTCCCCGTATTGCCGCCGCCCGAGCGCTTGGACAAATCGGCGGATGGGAAGTCTTGCCGATCCTGAAGGCGGCGCTGCATGATGAGGATGACGCGGTTCGGGCGACGGCCGGAGGAGCGATCGCCCGCATCATAGGCCACGCAAAACGGGCGCCTACTCCCGCAAAATCGTGA
- a CDS encoding putative lipoprotein: protein MKKGAKKLVFGVAAAAVLAAPLASFAGGTITGKVTYAGKAEQKEFLFSKFPNPKFCPKNPNKSLMDGDKRFLKTIEVGKDGGLKGAVVAVIDIEDQAFVDGFKGADVVAEFCEFLPYTGVVVNNKPFRAENHDADPDDPKSTQGVLHNPHSFTVKGSTSATGFNIGLAKKGDKLEKPVTFRGGAEKQGFYRLQCDQHEFMQSFFLPVWNPYHAVVKDDGSFELQGVPAGKHKVVVWHPFVGKGKLNEFEVEVAEGGSATLKADLK from the coding sequence ATGAAGAAGGGTGCAAAGAAATTGGTATTTGGTGTTGCGGCCGCAGCGGTCTTGGCTGCGCCCCTCGCCTCGTTTGCCGGTGGCACGATCACGGGGAAAGTCACCTATGCCGGGAAGGCGGAGCAGAAGGAGTTTTTGTTCTCCAAGTTCCCGAATCCGAAGTTCTGTCCCAAGAATCCGAACAAGAGCCTGATGGACGGCGATAAGCGCTTTCTCAAGACCATCGAAGTCGGCAAGGATGGGGGCTTGAAGGGTGCCGTCGTGGCCGTGATCGATATCGAAGATCAGGCGTTCGTGGACGGCTTCAAGGGAGCGGATGTGGTAGCGGAGTTCTGTGAGTTCTTGCCCTATACCGGTGTGGTGGTCAACAACAAGCCGTTCCGGGCCGAGAACCATGATGCGGATCCTGATGATCCCAAGTCCACGCAAGGTGTGCTCCACAATCCGCACAGCTTCACGGTGAAGGGTTCCACCTCGGCCACGGGTTTCAACATCGGTCTTGCCAAGAAGGGCGACAAGTTGGAAAAGCCGGTGACGTTCCGCGGCGGCGCAGAGAAGCAGGGCTTCTATCGGTTGCAGTGTGACCAGCATGAGTTCATGCAGTCCTTCTTCCTCCCGGTGTGGAATCCGTACCACGCAGTAGTGAAGGACGATGGATCATTCGAGCTTCAGGGTGTCCCTGCCGGGAAGCACAAGGTTGTGGTCTGGCATCCGTTCGTCGGCAAGGGCAAGTTGAATGAATTTGAAGTCGAGGTGGCCGAAGGTGGATCTGCAACCTTGAAGGCTGACCTCAAGTAA
- a CDS encoding O-methyltransferase, family 2, whose protein sequence is MSRELSLAEIFQLGYYWETKILLTAAKLDVFSALDGDGRTTAEAAQKIGADVRALDLLLNALAAIRLLTKTGDVFANTPVASTYLVKHGPQYIGHLLLLHDAEWDNWGKLEESIKTGRSPVTQHVFETDPALGANVLSVLHRIGQQSGPDLAKRLALDQARTLLDLGGGAGTNAIAFCRVYSQLSATVFDLATTLPVTERTVKEAGLEARIALKAGDFNRDPLGGPYDAVLMSDILHYQDLATNAALVKKIHGHLNPGGRLIIKDRFLDQSGTSPAWTAAFAVHIFVNTERGACYRTAEAMQWMRDGGYVSIEEIERTAVVQGVRPSAG, encoded by the coding sequence GTGTCGCGCGAATTGTCTCTCGCCGAAATTTTCCAGTTGGGATATTACTGGGAGACAAAAATTCTTTTGACTGCAGCGAAGTTAGACGTCTTTTCGGCCCTCGATGGGGATGGTCGTACCACTGCCGAGGCCGCCCAAAAAATCGGCGCCGACGTGCGGGCTTTGGACCTACTCCTCAACGCGTTGGCGGCGATCAGGCTCCTTACCAAAACAGGCGATGTCTTCGCCAATACCCCTGTGGCCTCGACCTATCTGGTCAAGCATGGGCCGCAGTATATCGGGCACCTGCTTCTCTTACACGACGCGGAATGGGATAACTGGGGAAAGTTGGAAGAGTCCATCAAGACCGGCCGGTCTCCCGTTACGCAACATGTCTTTGAAACGGACCCTGCATTGGGCGCGAACGTGTTGTCCGTGCTGCACCGGATCGGGCAGCAGAGCGGGCCGGATTTGGCCAAGCGGTTGGCACTCGACCAAGCGAGGACTCTGCTTGATCTCGGCGGCGGCGCCGGTACGAATGCCATCGCATTCTGTCGGGTCTATTCCCAACTCTCGGCGACGGTGTTCGACCTGGCGACGACCCTCCCGGTGACGGAACGGACGGTGAAGGAAGCGGGGCTGGAGGCCAGGATCGCCCTGAAGGCCGGGGACTTCAACCGTGACCCGTTGGGCGGGCCTTATGATGCGGTGTTGATGTCGGACATCCTGCACTATCAAGATTTAGCGACGAATGCCGCGCTGGTCAAGAAGATCCATGGTCACCTGAATCCCGGTGGACGGTTGATCATCAAAGATCGGTTCCTGGACCAGTCGGGTACGAGTCCTGCCTGGACGGCGGCGTTCGCCGTCCATATTTTCGTCAATACGGAACGGGGAGCCTGTTACCGCACGGCGGAAGCCATGCAGTGGATGCGGGATGGAGGGTATGTTTCGATCGAAGAAATCGAACGAACGGCCGTAGTTCAAGGTGTCAGGCCGAGCGCCGGATAG
- a CDS encoding Sulfatase modifying factor 1 precursor (C-alpha-formyglycine- generating enzyme 1) has product MENRGVLIGSIIFVFASFILMIAALVYESYKAKQMRQLALSIKTETKVVEAAAAQDFSMYKTLVGDDGREMVQISEGPFVMGSRDNDSDPDEKPEHQVYLKAYFIDKNEVTQYAYDRFAKMTKRGKRRIEVFEDDPAKLLKPEYPMIAATWEDAEAYCKWAGKRLPTEAEWEKAARGEGKRRYPWGDEFVVSYANIDGNEDAFRYLAPPGSFESGRSPYGVYDMTGNVGEWVSDFYDENYYRKSPYRDPKGPEQGDQHVIRGGSWRETKRNVRASKRFQAKPWRHDVTVGFRCAKDVDAEGSTK; this is encoded by the coding sequence ATGGAAAACAGAGGTGTGTTGATCGGGTCCATCATTTTCGTGTTCGCGTCGTTCATTTTGATGATTGCGGCGCTGGTCTATGAATCCTACAAGGCCAAGCAGATGCGTCAATTGGCGTTATCCATCAAGACCGAGACGAAGGTCGTGGAGGCGGCTGCCGCGCAGGACTTCTCGATGTACAAGACGCTCGTCGGCGACGACGGACGAGAGATGGTCCAAATATCCGAGGGACCGTTTGTGATGGGCAGTCGTGATAACGACAGCGATCCTGATGAAAAACCTGAACATCAAGTCTACTTGAAGGCATATTTCATTGATAAGAATGAAGTCACGCAATACGCCTATGATCGATTCGCCAAGATGACGAAGCGGGGCAAGCGGAGGATCGAGGTCTTTGAGGACGATCCGGCCAAATTGCTCAAGCCTGAGTATCCGATGATCGCCGCGACATGGGAAGATGCGGAGGCGTACTGCAAGTGGGCGGGGAAGCGATTGCCGACCGAAGCTGAATGGGAGAAGGCGGCGCGTGGAGAGGGGAAGCGCCGCTATCCCTGGGGGGACGAGTTCGTGGTGAGTTATGCGAACATCGACGGAAACGAAGATGCCTTTCGGTATCTCGCGCCACCGGGGTCGTTCGAATCGGGCCGCAGCCCCTACGGCGTCTACGATATGACGGGCAACGTCGGTGAATGGGTTTCGGATTTCTACGACGAGAACTACTATCGAAAATCGCCCTATCGAGATCCGAAGGGCCCCGAACAGGGCGATCAACATGTCATTCGTGGCGGGTCATGGCGTGAAACCAAGCGGAATGTGCGTGCGTCGAAGCGATTTCAGGCGAAGCCATGGCGGCACGATGTGACGGTCGGGTTTCGTTGCGCGAAGGATGTCGATGCCGAAGGGTCGACCAAGTAG